The Streptomyces sp. NBC_00440 genome contains a region encoding:
- a CDS encoding TetR/AcrR family transcriptional regulator, with amino-acid sequence MNEGRLAARRQVLQVAAKLLEEGGSEAVSTRAVAAAAGITAPALYRMFDDKDGLLSELAAYGFDMYLAEKREALALTPDDPVADLYRGWDLHVDFGVQHPAFYMLMYGTVQPGRRPPAADEAHALLVTLLGRAADAGRLRVPVEQATRVIHAATTGATLAQIGEESSERDLTTSARLRDTIIASITTDPPASSGSDLASRALALDAALQTALTTGPPAAGVPLRDTETALLREWLQQLAG; translated from the coding sequence ATGAATGAGGGACGACTCGCCGCGCGGCGCCAGGTACTGCAGGTGGCCGCCAAGCTTTTGGAGGAGGGCGGCAGCGAGGCGGTCTCCACGCGCGCTGTCGCCGCAGCTGCGGGCATCACGGCCCCCGCGCTCTACCGGATGTTCGACGACAAGGACGGACTCCTGTCGGAGCTGGCCGCCTACGGATTCGACATGTACCTGGCCGAGAAACGGGAGGCGCTGGCGCTGACCCCCGACGACCCGGTGGCCGACCTGTACCGCGGCTGGGACCTGCACGTCGACTTCGGAGTGCAGCACCCCGCGTTCTACATGCTCATGTATGGCACTGTGCAGCCCGGACGTCGGCCCCCGGCCGCGGACGAGGCGCACGCCCTGCTGGTGACACTGCTGGGCCGGGCGGCTGACGCCGGGCGCCTTCGGGTTCCGGTGGAGCAGGCGACCCGGGTCATCCACGCGGCGACGACGGGTGCCACGCTGGCGCAGATCGGCGAAGAGTCCTCGGAGCGGGACCTGACCACTTCGGCACGGCTGCGGGACACCATCATCGCCTCGATCACCACGGACCCGCCCGCCTCATCCGGGTCGGACCTGGCCTCGCGCGCACTCGCCCTCGATGCCGCACTTCAAACCGCGCTCACCACCGGGCCCCCGGCTGCTGGGGTACCTCTGCGAGACACGGAGACGGCTCTGCTGCGCGAATGGCTGCAGCAGCTGGCAGGCTGA
- a CDS encoding DUF2267 domain-containing protein: protein MFPLSEPASARTDMTFHQMLERIRYEGAYPTREHAEDVTRAVLAALGRQLTGDDRVDLAACLPIEAALVFTAQIPDRQPLTGWGFVKDLAARTGGTPATTRWDTGAVLSAVAHLAGPGLMDRILTQLPSGWALLFGRAELIQAA from the coding sequence ATGTTCCCGCTGAGTGAACCGGCCTCCGCCCGGACGGACATGACGTTTCACCAGATGCTGGAAAGAATCCGCTACGAAGGCGCGTATCCCACCCGAGAACATGCCGAGGACGTCACGCGCGCCGTGCTGGCCGCCCTGGGCCGCCAGCTGACCGGCGACGATCGCGTCGACCTCGCCGCCTGTCTCCCCATCGAGGCCGCCCTCGTCTTCACCGCCCAGATCCCCGACAGGCAGCCGCTCACGGGCTGGGGCTTCGTCAAGGACCTGGCCGCCCGCACAGGCGGCACGCCGGCAACCACCCGCTGGGACACCGGAGCCGTCCTCTCTGCCGTCGCTCACCTGGCCGGCCCCGGCCTCATGGACCGTATCCTCACCCAGCTCCCGTCCGGATGGGCTCTGCTCTTCGGCCGCGCAGAACTCATCCAGGCCGCATGA
- a CDS encoding helix-turn-helix domain-containing protein — protein sequence MTADDSFGRLDDDDYPAYTMGRAAEMLGTTQGFLRAIGEARLITPLRSEGGHRRYSRYQLRIAARARELVDQGTPIEAACRIVILEDQLAEAQRINAEHHRAAESQNPPPSG from the coding sequence ATGACAGCAGACGACTCGTTCGGCCGTCTCGACGACGACGACTACCCCGCCTACACCATGGGCCGGGCCGCCGAAATGCTCGGCACCACCCAGGGCTTCCTCCGCGCCATCGGCGAAGCCCGCCTCATCACCCCGCTGCGCTCCGAGGGCGGCCATCGCCGCTACTCCCGCTACCAACTGCGCATCGCCGCACGCGCCCGGGAACTCGTCGACCAGGGCACCCCCATCGAGGCCGCCTGCCGCATCGTCATCCTCGAAGACCAACTCGCAGAAGCCCAGCGCATCAACGCCGAACACCACCGCGCCGCCGAATCGCAGAACCCGCCGCCCTCAGGCTGA
- a CDS encoding type III effector protein, whose product MNASQSSSNPASFLAAAEALDTIDEAVRTAQNAQPPTHPEGTQASSEEALAALLMLRELREQLAEWEPGLIEAARDAGTSWADLAHPLGVASRQAAERRYLRVRPGAPGTTGEQRVQATRDDRAADRSVTAWARDNAADLRQLAGQITALTDLPAPAHTPRENLAEALADNDAANLIKPLADTHTYLAAGHPDLAARIDIITHNADRLRQAGRGGR is encoded by the coding sequence GTGAACGCATCCCAGTCCTCCAGCAACCCCGCTTCCTTCCTCGCCGCCGCAGAAGCGCTGGACACGATCGACGAAGCCGTCCGCACCGCCCAAAACGCCCAGCCTCCAACCCACCCAGAAGGCACTCAGGCAAGTTCGGAAGAGGCCCTGGCCGCCCTGCTCATGCTGCGCGAACTGCGCGAGCAACTCGCCGAATGGGAACCGGGACTCATCGAAGCGGCCCGCGACGCGGGCACCAGCTGGGCAGACCTGGCCCACCCCCTGGGCGTCGCCAGTCGGCAAGCCGCCGAGCGGCGCTATCTCCGCGTACGTCCAGGAGCCCCCGGCACCACCGGCGAACAACGCGTCCAAGCCACCCGCGACGACCGTGCCGCCGACCGCAGCGTCACCGCCTGGGCCCGGGACAATGCCGCCGATCTGCGACAACTCGCCGGACAGATCACCGCACTCACCGACCTCCCCGCGCCGGCGCACACGCCCCGGGAGAACCTTGCCGAGGCACTCGCCGACAACGACGCCGCCAACCTCATCAAGCCGCTCGCCGACACCCACACGTACCTCGCAGCCGGCCACCCCGACCTCGCCGCCCGCATCGACATCATCACCCACAACGCCGACCGGCTCCGCCAGGCCGGCAGGGGCGGACGCTGA
- a CDS encoding discoidin domain-containing protein, with translation MPQLPPLPVNRRRFVQLLGASAALAALPTALSEGAASAAGQPGAGAGTGHTPAPDPVAETYYRVLLSHTNWSETRWDSAKGHYTATDFGFAVVLGNAVLLTHGTYDADKAGVDAATLKDRTIASIRHFAGSNRNNGGTEWGKTLFFDTTFQLYFALAARLLWDDLDAATQKSVDSLIRNQAAYTTSLGAGDDPLSSPWTPNGLKGGWQSDTKVDEMGVYAQSLVPALVWAQDDPRYEDWLAAYRAWARNETGLPAADLANPVTVDGTAVSDNTGHNLWDTFLVENHGSFEPHYQEEVWRTSARTAIHYLTAGRALPQVVTDQPNTGPLWRSILNVMSDAGEPFMPMINDREHLYGRDVIPLAFQAQVIGDRAAAWAEQAMAERLEAYQAYPPEYRLAKFSGEPKYEPEARAEVAISYLLHLWAAKSGRQVQALSEKGFFEQASGVMDFGEVPGLLSHQSPAAWSAAVSKPGFVKFTWQPAHDDWLFKLSAATPMFLPATTGKVAGRQVRTYHAVRDGFDGSATVLDLGSAAYAGLTTLPSGAVVYATTGTGEGEGHLEVYNLTMPGVAGLTGSRTYRYAEGSHAVAAADSSGGATGGVRVDSLTFTRTQVRYLRVQGIQGDPTYGYSIYEFEVRDGGDGGDLARGTAATASSSDTGMGPSLAVDGSTTTRWAVSKGDRTRADSWLAVDLGHAEAVDRVTVRWEAAAGRKYLLQGSTDGQTWTDLVSWPAPDASSNGGWLDVDGRAGLVVRGSKLPLSVYGDTVVLADGPSGPLLVEGIPGASASSLRELAGRPVPKPDTDGVRAALTEGHLSLFNLTGSAVSTTVEVPASGTGLALFEGRQTVTPDGLSLVAGLDAASAVLLAPRFTLRPLTGGRLPAGLVAEVLDGATVRLSGPSCRVLVTGQGRSSVATVRGTVTVRLSGATAFPVDDLALGRTVFPTNPLPPGMSDPRAAVDGDPHTAWTPGPNGRMVVDLGSSVAFSTVRAEWAGGRVPTGRVEVSDDGLTYRNAGTTTGSGALRQLTTRATARYVALATDTSGAGTAHLVALTVR, from the coding sequence GTGCCCCAGCTCCCCCCTCTCCCCGTCAACCGGCGTCGATTCGTCCAGCTCCTGGGGGCCTCGGCCGCCCTGGCCGCGCTCCCCACGGCCCTCAGCGAGGGCGCCGCGTCCGCCGCCGGGCAACCGGGCGCCGGTGCCGGCACGGGACACACACCCGCCCCGGACCCGGTGGCTGAGACCTACTACCGGGTCCTGCTCTCCCACACCAACTGGTCGGAGACCCGGTGGGACTCCGCCAAGGGCCACTACACGGCCACCGACTTCGGCTTCGCCGTCGTTCTCGGCAATGCGGTCCTTCTCACCCACGGCACTTACGACGCCGACAAGGCCGGCGTCGACGCCGCCACGCTGAAGGACCGGACGATCGCCTCGATCCGTCACTTCGCGGGGTCCAACCGGAACAACGGCGGCACCGAGTGGGGCAAGACGCTCTTCTTCGACACCACCTTCCAGCTGTACTTCGCACTGGCCGCCCGGCTGCTCTGGGACGACCTCGACGCCGCCACGCAGAAGAGCGTCGACTCACTGATCCGTAACCAGGCCGCCTACACCACCTCGCTCGGCGCCGGCGACGACCCGCTGTCCTCCCCGTGGACCCCCAACGGGCTGAAGGGCGGCTGGCAGAGCGACACCAAGGTCGACGAAATGGGCGTCTACGCCCAGTCGCTGGTGCCGGCGCTGGTCTGGGCGCAGGACGACCCGCGTTATGAGGACTGGCTGGCTGCCTACCGCGCCTGGGCACGGAACGAGACGGGTCTTCCGGCTGCGGACCTGGCCAACCCGGTCACCGTGGACGGGACTGCGGTCAGCGACAACACCGGGCACAACCTGTGGGACACCTTCCTCGTCGAGAACCACGGCTCCTTCGAGCCGCACTACCAGGAGGAGGTGTGGCGCACCTCCGCCCGCACCGCGATCCACTACCTGACCGCCGGTCGCGCCCTGCCGCAGGTGGTCACCGACCAGCCCAACACCGGCCCGCTCTGGCGCAGCATCCTCAACGTGATGAGTGACGCGGGTGAGCCGTTCATGCCGATGATCAATGACCGGGAGCACCTGTACGGCCGAGACGTCATCCCGCTGGCGTTCCAGGCCCAGGTGATCGGCGACCGAGCCGCCGCGTGGGCCGAACAGGCCATGGCGGAACGGCTGGAGGCCTATCAGGCATATCCGCCGGAGTACCGGCTGGCGAAGTTCTCCGGCGAGCCCAAGTACGAGCCGGAGGCCCGCGCCGAGGTCGCCATCAGCTACCTGCTCCATCTGTGGGCGGCGAAGTCGGGACGGCAGGTCCAAGCACTGTCGGAGAAGGGGTTCTTCGAGCAGGCGTCCGGTGTCATGGACTTCGGCGAGGTCCCGGGCCTGTTGTCGCACCAGTCGCCGGCCGCCTGGTCGGCGGCCGTCAGCAAGCCTGGGTTCGTGAAGTTCACCTGGCAACCCGCCCACGACGACTGGCTGTTCAAGCTCAGCGCCGCCACTCCGATGTTCCTGCCGGCCACCACCGGCAAGGTCGCAGGCCGCCAGGTGCGCACCTACCACGCGGTACGTGACGGCTTCGACGGCAGCGCGACCGTCCTGGACCTCGGTTCCGCGGCCTATGCCGGCCTCACCACCCTGCCCTCGGGTGCGGTCGTGTACGCCACCACCGGCACCGGAGAGGGTGAAGGGCACCTGGAGGTCTACAACCTCACCATGCCGGGCGTGGCCGGTCTCACCGGGTCGCGCACCTACCGGTACGCAGAGGGCAGTCACGCCGTGGCCGCCGCCGACAGTTCCGGCGGGGCCACCGGCGGCGTACGGGTGGACTCGCTGACGTTCACCCGTACCCAGGTCCGGTATCTGCGTGTACAGGGAATCCAGGGCGACCCCACCTACGGCTACTCGATCTACGAGTTCGAGGTCCGGGACGGCGGCGACGGTGGCGACCTCGCGCGGGGCACGGCTGCCACCGCGTCCTCCTCCGACACCGGCATGGGTCCCTCGCTCGCTGTGGACGGCAGCACCACCACCCGGTGGGCGGTCTCCAAGGGGGACAGGACCCGGGCCGACAGCTGGCTGGCGGTGGACCTCGGGCACGCTGAGGCCGTGGACCGGGTCACCGTCCGCTGGGAGGCTGCCGCCGGACGGAAGTACCTCCTGCAGGGCTCCACCGACGGGCAGACCTGGACCGATCTTGTCTCCTGGCCCGCTCCGGACGCATCGAGCAACGGCGGCTGGCTCGACGTCGACGGCCGCGCCGGGCTGGTCGTACGCGGCTCGAAGCTGCCTCTGTCGGTCTACGGCGACACCGTTGTCCTGGCGGACGGGCCGTCAGGGCCACTGCTGGTGGAGGGCATACCCGGCGCCTCGGCGAGCAGCTTGCGCGAGCTGGCCGGGCGGCCGGTGCCGAAGCCGGACACGGACGGAGTGCGGGCGGCTCTGACCGAGGGCCACCTCAGCCTGTTCAATCTGACGGGTTCCGCTGTGTCCACCACCGTCGAGGTGCCGGCCTCCGGTACCGGCCTCGCGCTGTTCGAGGGCCGCCAGACGGTCACACCGGACGGGCTTTCGCTGGTGGCCGGTCTCGATGCGGCTTCGGCGGTCCTGCTCGCTCCGCGCTTCACCCTGCGCCCGCTGACCGGTGGGCGGCTCCCTGCCGGTCTGGTCGCCGAGGTGCTGGACGGCGCCACCGTACGGCTGTCCGGCCCGTCCTGCCGGGTGCTGGTGACCGGCCAGGGCCGCAGCTCGGTCGCGACCGTCCGGGGCACCGTCACCGTCCGGCTGTCCGGAGCCACCGCGTTCCCGGTGGACGATCTGGCGCTGGGCCGGACCGTCTTCCCGACCAATCCCCTGCCGCCCGGTATGTCCGACCCACGGGCTGCCGTCGACGGTGACCCTCACACGGCGTGGACACCCGGCCCGAACGGGCGGATGGTGGTCGACCTGGGCTCCTCGGTGGCGTTCAGCACCGTCCGCGCCGAGTGGGCGGGGGGCCGCGTGCCCACCGGCCGGGTGGAGGTCAGCGACGACGGCCTGACCTACCGGAACGCGGGCACGACAACCGGCTCCGGCGCTCTGCGGCAGCTCACCACCAGGGCCACCGCTCGTTACGTCGCTCTGGCGACCGACACGTCCGGTGCGGGGACGGCCCACCTGGTGGCACTCACGGTGCGCTGA
- a CDS encoding SDR family oxidoreductase translates to MDLSNRTVLIVGGTSGIGRELARRFAAAGSTVAVGGRSEEALSELAGEGLGTISIDVTDGASVTSARDTVLARYPELDTVVTMPGVMLLEDLRDPAHFGTAETTIDTNLMGTIRVIDAFTAHMVRRGAGTFITVTSGIAFLPFPPMPTYAASKAAVHAYTEALRAQLDGTGIGVVELVPPAVATAGQEKVNPHALPLDDFATEVMQLLSADPTPREIVVQAALVHRWAERDGTYDDLVAQRSQALTMLPSREG, encoded by the coding sequence ATGGATCTCTCCAACCGCACCGTTCTCATCGTCGGCGGGACCTCGGGTATCGGGCGAGAGCTGGCCCGCCGGTTCGCCGCAGCGGGCAGCACCGTGGCCGTTGGCGGCCGCAGTGAGGAGGCGCTCTCAGAACTTGCCGGAGAGGGCTTGGGCACGATCAGCATCGATGTCACCGACGGCGCCTCCGTCACATCAGCTCGTGACACCGTGCTCGCCCGGTACCCCGAGCTGGACACCGTGGTGACGATGCCGGGCGTCATGCTCCTGGAGGACCTGCGCGACCCCGCGCACTTCGGGACGGCCGAGACGACGATCGACACCAACCTGATGGGCACCATCCGGGTCATCGACGCCTTCACCGCGCACATGGTCCGGCGGGGCGCCGGCACCTTCATCACCGTCACCTCCGGAATCGCCTTCCTGCCGTTCCCGCCCATGCCCACCTACGCCGCCTCGAAGGCGGCAGTGCACGCCTACACAGAGGCGCTGCGCGCGCAGCTCGACGGCACCGGCATCGGTGTCGTGGAGCTCGTCCCTCCGGCCGTCGCCACAGCGGGCCAGGAAAAGGTGAACCCGCACGCGCTGCCGCTCGACGACTTCGCCACCGAGGTCATGCAACTGCTCTCAGCGGACCCCACCCCCCGCGAAATCGTCGTGCAGGCGGCCCTCGTGCACCGCTGGGCCGAGCGCGACGGCACCTACGACGACCTCGTCGCACAGCGCTCGCAAGCCCTGACCATGCTCCCCAGCCGCGAAGGCTGA
- a CDS encoding TetR/AcrR family transcriptional regulator, with product MTPAGRRVVAAAEELFYNRGITAVGVDLIAERSGVTKRTLYNQFGSKDHLVAAYLTGRDQRWRTHVRTTVDTSDTPTQAVTAPFEALRTWSETNTRGCAFINALAELPDPSHPAHRIAANQKLWLRNLFKELATAAGCSHPATLATQLLVLHEGALATQPLPLDTLPESTDLARALVQASASPRQGLAVGPCD from the coding sequence ATAACACCCGCCGGGCGCCGCGTCGTGGCAGCCGCAGAGGAGCTGTTCTACAACCGCGGCATCACAGCGGTCGGCGTGGATCTGATTGCCGAGCGCTCAGGGGTGACCAAGCGGACCCTGTACAACCAGTTCGGCTCGAAAGACCACCTCGTAGCGGCCTACCTCACAGGCCGCGACCAGCGCTGGCGGACACATGTCCGTACCACCGTCGACACCAGCGACACTCCCACCCAGGCCGTCACCGCACCCTTCGAAGCACTGCGGACCTGGAGCGAAACCAACACCCGCGGATGCGCCTTCATCAACGCACTCGCCGAACTCCCGGACCCCTCACACCCCGCACACCGCATCGCCGCGAACCAGAAACTCTGGCTCCGAAACCTCTTCAAGGAACTCGCCACCGCAGCGGGCTGCTCACACCCCGCCACCCTCGCCACCCAACTCCTCGTACTGCATGAAGGCGCTCTCGCCACGCAGCCACTCCCCCTCGACACCCTTCCGGAAAGCACCGACCTGGCACGAGCCCTGGTTCAAGCCAGCGCATCGCCCCGTCAGGGCCTTGCAGTCGGCCCCTGCGACTGA
- a CDS encoding Hsp20/alpha crystallin family protein — protein MLMRTDPFRELDRLAQQLTGVTGTWSRPSAMPMDAYREGEEYVIALDLPGVAQDAIDIDVERNMLTVKAERRPAVKADDVQMELSERPLGVFSRQLVLADTLDTERITADYDAGVLTLRIPIAERAKPRRISVGGRPAHTEIRS, from the coding sequence ATGTTGATGCGCACTGACCCGTTCCGCGAACTCGACCGGCTCGCCCAGCAGTTGACGGGCGTGACGGGTACCTGGTCCAGGCCCTCGGCGATGCCGATGGACGCCTACCGGGAGGGCGAGGAGTACGTGATCGCCCTGGACCTGCCCGGGGTCGCGCAGGACGCGATCGACATTGATGTCGAGCGCAACATGCTCACCGTCAAGGCCGAGCGCCGGCCGGCGGTGAAGGCGGACGATGTGCAGATGGAGCTCTCCGAGCGGCCACTGGGTGTCTTCTCCCGTCAGCTGGTGCTGGCCGACACCCTGGATACCGAGCGCATCACGGCCGACTACGACGCCGGGGTGCTGACCCTGCGTATCCCGATCGCCGAGCGCGCCAAGCCCCGCAGGATCTCGGTCGGCGGGCGACCCGCGCACACGGAGATCCGCAGCTGA
- a CDS encoding dihydrofolate reductase family protein, with protein sequence MRLVLQEFLSLDGVSQGPGSPDEDTSDGFAQGGWFVPHLDEAFDRVAATWLGKADAFLFGRRTYENFARDWLEMTDHPNARVLNGLPKYVASQSLPKAGWEPTTILSGDIPAQVAELKRQPGRELQIHGSARLGQSLLAAGLIDELRLAIAPVVVGSGRHLFPDGGTPAGLRLLHNETTPSGIAVHVYESTGLPKYGTYGADA encoded by the coding sequence ATGAGGTTGGTACTGCAGGAGTTTCTGTCGCTGGACGGCGTCTCCCAGGGGCCCGGTTCCCCAGACGAGGACACCAGCGACGGGTTCGCCCAGGGCGGCTGGTTCGTGCCGCACTTGGACGAGGCATTCGACCGGGTGGCCGCCACCTGGCTCGGCAAGGCGGACGCGTTTCTGTTCGGCCGCCGCACGTACGAGAACTTCGCTCGAGACTGGCTGGAGATGACCGACCACCCGAACGCCCGCGTTCTGAACGGCTTGCCGAAATACGTCGCCTCCCAGAGCCTGCCCAAGGCTGGGTGGGAGCCGACCACGATCCTGTCCGGCGACATCCCCGCCCAGGTCGCCGAACTGAAGCGGCAGCCCGGCCGTGAGCTCCAGATCCACGGCAGCGCCCGGCTCGGCCAGTCCCTGCTGGCCGCCGGCCTGATCGACGAGCTGCGGCTCGCGATCGCCCCGGTGGTCGTGGGCAGCGGACGACACCTGTTTCCGGACGGCGGCACCCCGGCCGGCCTGCGCCTGCTGCACAACGAGACGACGCCGAGCGGAATTGCGGTGCACGTCTACGAGTCGACGGGCCTTCCGAAGTACGGGACGTACGGGGCCGACGCGTAG
- a CDS encoding zinc-binding dehydrogenase, which translates to MSTSQFMRAVRITGHGGPEVLEPAEVAVPVPGAEEVLVQVSAVALNNTDLWTREGAYGSPGDPDARSGWRGPVGFPRIQGADVCGRVVAVGTGAEGSLVGRRVVVDPAIYETEGPHANPVGLMGSERDGGYAEYVTAAVERVHDVTDSPLTDDQLAALPTAYGTALGMIERGRLQRGETVLVSGASGGVGLALVQIARARGARVLAISSGTKIGAVREAGAHEVIDRAGDVAEQIRTAAPEGIDVALDVVAGELVSEGLPLLREGGRWVIAGALGGYGVAFDVRRLYLHNAQVIGSAMHTPAHFDLLMGLARRAEVQPVIAATFPLDQAAQAQEELSRRGHVGKIVMHP; encoded by the coding sequence ATGAGTACATCCCAGTTCATGCGAGCGGTGCGGATCACCGGGCACGGAGGGCCGGAGGTTCTTGAGCCGGCGGAGGTCGCGGTCCCTGTTCCGGGGGCTGAGGAGGTGCTGGTCCAGGTCAGTGCGGTAGCCCTGAACAACACCGACTTGTGGACTCGGGAGGGCGCTTACGGGAGTCCGGGGGACCCGGACGCGAGGTCGGGCTGGCGCGGCCCGGTCGGCTTTCCGCGTATCCAGGGTGCAGATGTGTGCGGCCGCGTCGTGGCTGTCGGGACCGGAGCGGAGGGGAGCCTTGTCGGGCGCCGGGTGGTCGTCGATCCCGCGATCTACGAGACCGAAGGGCCGCACGCCAACCCGGTGGGCCTGATGGGGAGTGAACGCGACGGTGGATACGCGGAGTATGTGACAGCGGCGGTGGAGCGTGTGCATGACGTGACGGATTCCCCGCTCACGGATGACCAGTTGGCGGCGTTGCCGACCGCCTACGGTACGGCGCTGGGCATGATCGAGCGGGGCCGGCTGCAGCGAGGAGAGACCGTCCTGGTTTCGGGGGCTTCCGGCGGCGTTGGCCTGGCCCTGGTGCAGATCGCCCGTGCGCGCGGCGCGAGGGTGCTCGCTATCAGTAGTGGAACCAAGATCGGTGCGGTGCGTGAAGCGGGTGCGCACGAGGTCATCGACCGAGCGGGCGACGTCGCGGAGCAGATCCGTACCGCCGCTCCGGAGGGCATCGATGTCGCACTGGACGTCGTGGCCGGCGAACTGGTGAGTGAGGGGCTGCCGTTGCTGCGCGAAGGGGGCCGATGGGTCATCGCGGGCGCACTGGGGGGCTACGGCGTGGCTTTCGATGTGCGCCGTCTCTATCTGCACAACGCCCAGGTCATCGGGTCCGCAATGCATACGCCCGCACACTTCGATCTCCTTATGGGCCTGGCTCGTCGGGCCGAGGTCCAGCCCGTCATCGCCGCTACCTTCCCACTGGACCAGGCCGCTCAGGCGCAGGAGGAACTCTCCCGCAGGGGACACGTGGGAAAGATCGTCATGCACCCCTGA
- a CDS encoding RNA polymerase sigma factor SigF, with the protein MPVPPAKAAASIAESPTVGELPPVENPLKVAPKDARALSKVFFDRLQVLEEGTHEYQYARNTLIEMNLSLVHYAASRFRNRGSGTMEDIVQVGTIGLIKAIDRFDLSREVEFTSFAIPYIVGEIKRFFRDTSWSVHVPRRLQELRVELAKAQDTLSVDLNRRPTVAELATHLKLSEEEVIEGLIASNGYTAGSLNLPQDNNDQHQRPSGGTRSLADVVGACDPAMELIEDFQALAPLLTTLDERDRTILTLRFGQEMTQAEIAAELGLSQMHVSRLLTRTLTKLRKGMLA; encoded by the coding sequence TTGCCCGTACCGCCGGCCAAGGCCGCCGCCTCCATTGCCGAAAGCCCTACGGTCGGCGAACTACCGCCAGTCGAGAACCCGTTGAAGGTTGCACCGAAGGATGCGCGGGCCCTGAGCAAGGTGTTCTTCGACCGGCTGCAGGTGCTGGAAGAAGGCACGCACGAGTACCAGTACGCACGGAACACACTCATCGAGATGAACCTTTCCCTGGTCCACTACGCGGCCTCCCGCTTCCGTAACCGGGGCAGCGGCACCATGGAGGACATCGTCCAGGTCGGCACCATCGGCCTGATCAAGGCCATCGACCGCTTCGACCTATCCCGAGAAGTCGAGTTCACCTCCTTCGCCATCCCCTACATCGTCGGCGAGATCAAGCGGTTCTTCCGCGACACCAGCTGGTCCGTCCACGTCCCACGCCGCCTGCAGGAGCTGCGCGTCGAACTGGCCAAAGCGCAGGACACCCTCTCGGTTGACCTGAACCGCCGGCCGACCGTGGCGGAACTCGCCACACACCTGAAGCTGAGCGAAGAAGAGGTCATCGAGGGACTGATCGCGTCCAACGGCTATACCGCCGGGTCGCTGAACCTGCCCCAGGACAACAACGACCAGCACCAGAGGCCCTCGGGAGGTACACGGAGCCTGGCCGATGTCGTCGGCGCGTGCGACCCAGCGATGGAACTGATCGAGGACTTCCAGGCACTTGCCCCTCTCCTGACCACTCTCGACGAACGAGACCGGACCATCCTTACCCTGCGCTTCGGCCAGGAAATGACCCAAGCCGAGATCGCCGCGGAACTGGGACTTTCCCAGATGCACGTCTCCCGCCTGCTGACCCGAACGCTGACCAAACTCCGCAAGGGAATGCTCGCCTAG
- a CDS encoding helix-turn-helix transcriptional regulator — MKDEESGNRLGSYLRARRELVSPAQAGLPPGGGNRRVPGLRREEVALLAGISPDYYLRLERGRDKNPSPQVLESLARVLQLDDIERTYLLGLAAARPRAPRRKRPEHVPPRVHELLAHLQIPAFIEGRAFDVLASNSMAIALSPRLRPGLNRLRSLLLDPEEQAFHQDWTKATADFIAALRTTIGDDTDNPRFVELVGELALSSQRFRTLWARHDVRSLDGGTTTVHHPVVGELRLHRDKLPIDDVILVVYYPDKDSDSDEKLQLLAALSHTEPTEPTDTAQQVNRGEGPPA; from the coding sequence ATGAAGGATGAGGAATCCGGCAACCGGCTCGGCAGCTACCTTCGCGCCCGACGTGAGCTGGTCTCCCCGGCGCAGGCAGGACTCCCGCCCGGCGGCGGCAACCGCCGCGTGCCCGGCCTGCGCCGTGAGGAAGTCGCCCTGCTCGCCGGAATCAGCCCCGACTACTACCTGCGCCTGGAACGCGGCCGCGACAAGAACCCCTCACCTCAGGTCCTCGAATCACTCGCGCGCGTCCTGCAGCTCGACGACATCGAACGGACGTATCTCCTCGGCCTGGCGGCAGCACGCCCCAGGGCACCGCGCCGCAAGCGGCCCGAACACGTGCCGCCGCGGGTGCACGAACTCCTCGCCCACCTTCAGATCCCCGCGTTCATCGAAGGGCGCGCGTTCGATGTCCTGGCCTCCAACTCCATGGCCATCGCGCTCTCCCCCCGGCTGCGGCCCGGCCTGAACCGGCTTCGTTCCCTCCTCCTCGACCCTGAGGAACAAGCCTTCCACCAGGACTGGACCAAAGCCACCGCCGATTTCATCGCCGCCCTTCGCACGACCATCGGGGACGACACCGACAACCCCCGGTTCGTCGAGCTCGTCGGAGAACTCGCACTGTCCAGTCAGCGGTTCCGCACCCTGTGGGCCCGCCATGACGTCCGCAGTCTCGACGGAGGCACGACCACGGTCCACCACCCCGTCGTCGGTGAACTACGCCTCCACCGCGACAAACTCCCCATCGACGACGTCATCCTCGTCGTCTACTACCCCGACAAGGACAGCGACAGCGACGAGAAACTGCAACTCCTCGCCGCACTCTCACACACCGAACCCACCGAACCCACCGACACAGCACAGCAGGTCAACCGAGGCGAGGGTCCGCCGGCTTGA